In one window of Nocardiopsis aegyptia DNA:
- the cas2 gene encoding CRISPR-associated endonuclease Cas2, producing MVGEHPHRRRFYLVCYDVADDDRRQAVSELLAGYGPRVQYSVFEAAVPSPHAFEELRKALLAAIEPDEDQVRVYPLRIPDLDKVMVLGNRRLEEREDFWIV from the coding sequence GTGGTGGGCGAGCATCCGCACCGGCGTCGGTTCTACCTGGTGTGCTACGACGTGGCTGACGACGACCGCCGCCAAGCGGTGTCGGAGCTGCTGGCGGGATACGGGCCCCGGGTGCAGTACAGCGTGTTCGAGGCCGCGGTTCCCTCCCCGCATGCGTTCGAGGAGCTGCGCAAGGCTTTGCTGGCGGCGATCGAACCCGATGAGGACCAGGTGCGGGTGTACCCGCTACGGATACCGGATCTGGACAAGGTGATGGTGTTGGGCAATCGTAGGTTGGAGGAACGGGAGGACTTCTGGATCGTGTGA